TTCTGTTTCTGTCTGTGGTATCTTTTCTGAGTGCTGGAAGTGTTTTAACACCGACCATGAGCTTTTCAATACCATTTGTTTCAATATCTTCCCCAGATACAATCTGATCAAGAATTCTCGTAAGCTCATCTCCAAGGAATATGGAAATTATAGCAGGTGGAGCTTCATTTGCACCTAATCTGTGGTCATTTCCGGGGTTGGCGGCAGATAACCTTAGAAGATCTGCATATTCGTCTACGGCTTTTATAACGGCACACAGGAAAATCAGGAATTGAACGTTTTCATGGGGAGTCTTACCCGGGTCAAAAAGGTTCTGACCATCATTTGTGGAAAGTGACCAATTATTATGTTTACCGGAACCGTTAACTCCTGCAAAGGGTTTTTCATGAAGCAGGCATACCAAACCATGTCTTAGGGCAACTGTTTTTAAAAGTTCCATAACAAGCTGGTTATGATCGGTTGCAATATTTGAAGTTGTAAAAATAGGAGCAAGCTCATGCTGTGCGGGAGCCACTTCGTTATGTTCTGTTTTTGCTGAAATACCAAGCTTCCATAATTCACGGTCAAGATCTTCCATAAAAGCTGATACTCTTGGCTTTATACTTCCATAGTAATGATCATCCATTTCCTGACCCTTTGGTGCTTTGGAGCCAAAAAGAGTACGTCCTGTAAAAATTAAATCTTTCCTTTTATCGTACATTTTCTTATCAATAAGGAAATATTCCTGCTCAGGACCAACTGTTGGAGTAACTTTAGTAACGTTTTCATTACCGAAAAGTTTTAGTAACCTTACTGCATTTTTAGAAAGACATTCCATAGATCTTAAAAGAGGTGTTTTCTTATCAAGTGTTTCACCTGTATATGAACAGAAGGCAGTTGGAATGTACAAAGTGTTATTTTTAATAAATGCAGGTGAAGTACAATCCCAAGCAGTGTAGCCTCGTGCCTCAAAGGTGACTCTCAAACCTCCCGAAGGAAAAGATGAGCCATCTGCTTCACCTTTAATCAATTCTTTGCCTGAGAATTCCAATATTACTTTTCCATCATCAGTAGGATTAATGAAGGAATCATGTTTTTCGGCGGTAATGCCTGTCATCGGCTGA
This region of Clostridium sp. BNL1100 genomic DNA includes:
- a CDS encoding glutamine synthetase III, which gives rise to MSLISQIFGSNVYNDSVMRERLPKATYKALKKTIDEGLPLDLEIAEVVASSMKDWAIEKGATHYTHWFQPMTGITAEKHDSFINPTDDGKVILEFSGKELIKGEADGSSFPSGGLRVTFEARGYTAWDCTSPAFIKNNTLYIPTAFCSYTGETLDKKTPLLRSMECLSKNAVRLLKLFGNENVTKVTPTVGPEQEYFLIDKKMYDKRKDLIFTGRTLFGSKAPKGQEMDDHYYGSIKPRVSAFMEDLDRELWKLGISAKTEHNEVAPAQHELAPIFTTSNIATDHNQLVMELLKTVALRHGLVCLLHEKPFAGVNGSGKHNNWSLSTNDGQNLFDPGKTPHENVQFLIFLCAVIKAVDEYADLLRLSAANPGNDHRLGANEAPPAIISIFLGDELTRILDQIVSGEDIETNGIEKLMVGVKTLPALRKDTTDRNRTSPFAFTGNKFEFRMVGSSASIASPNFFLNTIVAHVLEQFADRLEKAKDFSKEVNSIIKDVVKENGRIIFNGNGYSDEWVKEAEKRGLPNIKSYVEAIACLLKEKNMTVMEKHKVFSRVEMHSRYEISLEKYIKTINIEAMTMLEMAKRQLLPACIKFETEIAKSINEIKNCGIEADLSANTDLLKETASFASQFKKEISLLENSLSKAQNSFEDTFEQAMFYRNDVFARMEALRTVADELERIVDSNIWPIPTYADILFNI